In Silurus meridionalis isolate SWU-2019-XX chromosome 29, ASM1480568v1, whole genome shotgun sequence, one DNA window encodes the following:
- the srebf2 gene encoding sterol regulatory element-binding protein 2 has translation MDGGGFLMDTMDQTLSELGDEFTLGDIDEMLQFVSNNSEFSDLFDDPMQSAPTHPVQSTNPVTVTITSSAPAVVATPTTYAPVQSIAVSHQSRTTPLLQPRPRPPTHIQVAASSVPLQTQTIASFPVQAQTLQTQTQTVMITPSATQQRFIQNPVICHQNPSAAFQVLQPQVQPMAIQHQRVLTPATQTIQTISATPTTVHTVTPQLLVHQPQILKTDSLVLTTMQNPTGITTLTTPLQTAVQVPTLMGGNILTTVPVMMGGGDKVPIKQLPAAPTQCASVPRAGQEQGTVVGMGVGGVVKEGERRTTHNIIEKRYRSSINDKILELRDLVMGNDTKMHKSGVLRKAIDYIKYLQQVNQKLRQENLTLKMASQKQKSVCVVDEVSILTPPPSDSGSASPQFSIDSEPNSPLLDPMKSEPSSPPSSVGVMDRSRVLLCALTFLCVSLNPLPSLIGSDQYSTSSWPGGESFIRSRSLVWLPAQTQSFGAWLWCVLPWVMVWVLSGVGVVWGCVRILYLWEPVTPLHSPTSVMFWRHRKQADIQLQRGAYSAAVGSLETCLSVLSRALPSTTFDLACSLSWNLIRYCLHRPTPLGWLVRLIGGKHEGEESQISSRDAALVYHQLGQLQLTGKLSGAVPCGSVCESERSESERECTRKMAPTEHAQIYITTAISLRKTVLGKQLSFLPAYLLSCAESLFSDSKPPDSLRWIFSPLAKQFFLSCDWSVRAENSAGVFSSEREQVDPIAQLHRRFCEKLLERAIHTLILPHTDTDSVKHKDESGEFSGVMEFLQLLNSCTDDSASPTPPFPALANQNSASVSDPVCRWWSLVLKAAVHWLQRDDATVRSLLAEAERMPRALHSLDHPLPKAVLALCKAMQMSVCPPKGEGTLGCLTHCNRASSYLHNSITHTPTHTWLHKGAELLVCDLLLTLRTSLWQRGGGANGEPSPAPSPQLAGFQRDLSSLRKLGQGYTQAQHKVFLHETTVRLMAGASPTRTHQLLEHSLRRRTHSYKDGVCVPGERERAHAIMLVCRHLPLSLHRTHLLAHAKHTLQRVGDIHTLHAIAAS, from the exons ATGGACGGCGGAGGATTTCTGATGGATACCATGGACCAGACTCTGTCCGAGCTCGGAGATGAGTTCACTCTGGGAGACATCGACG aGATGCTGCAGTTTGTCAGCAACAACTCAGAGTTTTCTGATCTTTTTGATGACCCCATGCAAAGTGCACCAACGCATCCGGTACAGTCGACCAACCCTGTAACCGTGACAATCACCAGTTCTGCTCCTGCTGTGGTGGCCACACCCACCACATATGCACCTGTACAAAGCATTGCAGTCAGCCATCAGAGCCGAACAACCCCCCTACTGCAGCCCCGACCACGACCACCAACACACATACAG GTTGCAGCCTCTTCAGTTCCTCTACAGACTCAGACCATAGCGAGTTTTCCAGTGCAGGCACAGACGCTGCAGACACAAACTCAGACTGTGATGATTACTCCAAGTGCAACACAGCAAAGGTTCATCCAGAATCCTGTCATATGCCACCAAAACCCCAGTGCTGCCTTTCAGG TCCTTCAACCACAGGTCCAGCCAATGGCAATCCAGCACCAACGTGTACTGACTCCTGCAACTCAGACCATTCAGACGATCTCAGCTACGCCCACTACTGTTCACACTGTTACCCCTCAG TTGTTGGTGCACCAGCCCCAGATTTTGAAGACGGACTCGCTAGTTTTGACGACGATGCAAAATCCGACCGGAATCACAACACTTACTACACCGTTACAAACGGCTGTACAGGTTCCT ACTCTGATGGGGGGTAACATCCTCACCACCGTTCCAGTCATGATGGGCGGCGGTGACAAGGTGCCGATCAAGCAGCTCCCGGCAGCCCCCACCCAGTGTGCCAGCGTGCCCCGGGCGGGGCAGGAGCAGGGAACTGTGGTTGGCATGGGAGTGGGTGGTGTGGTGAAGGAGGGAGAGCGGAGGACAACACACAACATCATCGAGAAACGTTATCGCTCGTCTATCAACGACAAAATTCTGGAGCTGCGAGACCTCGTCATGGGCAACGACACCAAG atGCACAAGTCGGGTGTGTTGAGGAAGGCCATCGATTACATCAAGTACCTGCAGCAGGTAAACCAGAAACTGAGGCAGGAGAACCTGACGCTGAAGATGGCCAGCCAGAAACAGA AGTCGGTGTGTGTGGTGGACGAGGTGTCTATTCTGACTCCTCCCCCATCAGACTCGGGTTCCGCCTCTCCTCAGTTCAGCATCGACTCAGAACCCAACAGCCCACTGCTCGAtccg ATGAAGAGTGAACCGTCTTCTCCCCCCTCCTCGGTGGGCGTGATGGATCGATCCAGGGTGCTGCTGTGTGCACTCACCTTCCTGTGTGTGTCCCTGAACCCTCTGCCCTCACTCATTGGCTCGGACCAGTATAGCACCTCCTCCTGGCCTGGAGGAGAATCGTTCATACGCTCACGATCACTCGTCTGGCTGCCTGCACAAACGCAGAGCTTCG gTGCGTGGCTGTGGTGTGTGTTGCCGTGGGTGATGGTGTGGGTGTTGAGTGGAGTGGGCGTGGTTTGGGGGTGTGTAAGGATTCTGTATCTATGGGAACCGGTCACACCCCTTCACTCACCCACATCAGTGATGTTCTGGAGGCACCGGAAACAGGCTGACATACAACTGCagagg GGGGCCTACAGCGCTGCAGTGGGCAGTTTAGAGACGTGTCTCTCGGTTTTATCCCGGGCCCTTCCTTCCACGACCTTTGACCTCGCCTGTTCGCTCTCCTGGAATCTGATTCGCTACTGCCTGCATAGACCCACCCCATTGGGCTGGCTGGTGCGCCTGATAGGTGGAAAACACGAGGGGGAGGAGTCTCAGATCAGCTCCAGGGATGCAGCGCTGGTTTATCATCAACTGGGCCAGTTACAgctcacag gtaagcTGTCGGGCGCAGTGCcatgtgggagtgtgtgtgagtctgaaCGCAGTGAATCTGAGCGAGAGTGCACGAGGAAAATGGCTCCTACTGAGCACGCTCAGATCTACATCACCACCGCTATCTCACTACGCAAAACTGTGTTGGGAAAACAACTGAGCTTTCTTCCt gcgTATTTACTGAGCTGTGCAGAAAGTCTGTTCTCAGACTCGAAGCCTCCAGACTCCCTGCGCTGGATCTTCAGCCCATTGGCCAAACAGTTTTTTCTGagctgtgattggtcagtgaGGGCTGAGAACAGTGCAGGAGTGTTTTCATCCGAAAGAGaacaag tggaccCTATTGCCCAGCTCCATCGTCGTTTCTGTGAGAAGCTGTTGGAGAGAgccatacacacactgatcctgCCACACACTGACACTGATAGTGTGAAACACAAGGACGAGAGCGG AGAGTtcagtggtgtgatggagttTCTGCAGCTGTTGAACAGCTGTACAGATGACTCCGCCTCCCCCACTCCACCCTTCCCAGCACTGGCCAATCAGAACTCAGCTTCAG TGTCAGATCCTGTGTGTCGTTGGTGGTCGTTGGTCCTGAAGGCTGCTGTTCATTGGCTGCAGCGAGATGATGCAACTGTGAGGTCACTACTGGCGGAGGCGGAGCGAATGCCGAGAGCCCTGCATTCTCTGGA tcACCCGTTGCCAAAGGCCGTGTTGGCGCTGTGTAAAGCGATGCAGATGAGTGTGTGTCCTCCGAAGGGAGAAGGAACACTGGGCTGTCTTACACACTGCAACAGAGCCAGTTCTTACCTGCAcaacagcatcacacacacacccacacacacctggcTGCACAAG GGAGCAGAGCTTCTGGTGTGTGACCTTCTGCTGACCTTAAGGACCAGCCTTTGGCAGCGTGGGGGTGGAGCTAATGGGGAGCCGAGCCCCGCCCCTTCTCCTCAGCTGGCTGGATTCCAGAGGGACCTGAGCTCTCTGCGTAAACTGGGGCAGGGATACACACAGGCTCAGCACAAG gTGTTTCTCCATGAAACGACAGTGAGGTTAATGGCAGGTGCCAGTCCCACTCGCACACACCAACTGCTGGAGCACAGCCTGCGCCGGAGAACACACAGCTataaag atggtgtgtgtgttccgGGAGAACGTGAACGTGCTCATGCCATCATGCTGGTGTGTCGTCACCTGCCCCTGTCGCTGCACCGCACACACCTGCTGGCCCACgccaaacacacactgcagagagtgggagacatacacacactgcacgcTATCGCTgcctcataa
- the LOC124381796 gene encoding GTPase IMAP family member 7-like: protein MNRFPVGSGSSSVTRRCQKESVVLTGRTVKVVDTPDSFLFTHKEDPEDLVSEIEQSVRLSSPGVHACVLKPTTFTKQEAETVSQFKQIYGEEVFRHTVLVFTHGDQLHGVRMDMLIRQNVYLMDLVSLCGGRFTVLNNALNDRDQVYYLLDIIDRMVSGNENKFYTLEMLQETQRRTEEQKEMLLAQQPKHQHQMDLERAKRETEIRVRKEIEEEMRVRAVNEEEEKNSTTGENDVDDEEQKISKKSLDLEDVVKWCVSQQKYICVIAFFSLIVGGMFSSGSTDRWAFVCGCGLGGSAERKIWVLMWRIQFRTSCSTASL, encoded by the coding sequence ATGAACAGATTCCCTGTAGGTTCTGGATCTTCATCAGTGACCAGAAGATGTCAGAAGGAGAGTGTTGTCCTTACAGGAAGGACAGTGAAGGTTGTAGACACTCCAgattctttcctttttacacATAAAGAAGATCCTGAAGATCTTGTCAGTGAGATAGAGCAGAGTGTGAGATTATCTTCTCCAGGAGTTCATGCATGCGTGTTAAAACCCACCACATTTACAAAGCAGGAGGCAGAAACAGTGTCCCAGTTTAAACAGATCTATGGAGAGGAAGTGTTTAGACACACAGTATTGGTGTTCACACATGGAGATCAGCTTCATGGTGTACGGATGGATATGTTAATCAGACAGAATGTGTACTTGATGGATTTAGTGTCTCTCTGTGGTGGGAGATTTACAGTTCTGAACAATGCTCTAAATGACCGTGATCAGGTTTATTATCTACTGGATATTATAGACAGAATGGTGTCTGGTAACGAGAACAAATTCTACACGTTGGAGATGCTGCAGGAGACACAGAGAAGAActgaagaacagaaagaaatgCTTTTAGCACAACAGCCTAAACACCAACACCAGATGGATCTCGAGCGAGcaaagagggagacagagatCCGTGTGAGGAAAGAGATAGAAGAGGAAATGAGGGTCAGAGCAGTAAatgaggaagaagagaagaacaGTACTACAGGAGAGAACGATGTGGACGATGAAGAGCAGAAGATTAGCAAGAAATCTCTTGACCTGGAAGATGTAGTTAAGTGGTGTGTTAGTCAGcagaaatatatttgtgtgattGCATTTTTCTCTCTAATTGTAGGAGGTATGTTCAGCTCAGGCTCTACAGACCGATGGGCATTTGTATGTGGATGTGGTTTGGGTGGATCAGCAGAAAGAAAGATCTGGGTTCTGATGTGGAGAATTCAGTTCAGGACGTCTTGTTCAACAGCGTCTTTATGA
- the LOC124381778 gene encoding LOW QUALITY PROTEIN: GTPase IMAP family member 7-like (The sequence of the model RefSeq protein was modified relative to this genomic sequence to represent the inferred CDS: deleted 2 bases in 1 codon), translated as MSRTHGRSSPNLNFILFGKAGSGKSAAGNTILGRKAFTSRRSPTSVTRDVQSEEGTVCGLSVSVYDTPGFCNTELSDDQIRQKCQSVLTSCESESDFCTYLLVIRAERFTKEQQKAVQEIESLLEPCQMEKTWILFTGGDDLEDEEQTIEEFIRDTEPLKELVQRYNNRYHVFNNKIHNNNKQVEDLLVKVSKNILHSASHLSRRKTETPPVSSSSSSERRIVLLGKTGAGKSATGNTILGEKCFKSKFSLNSVTSRSEVHQGRVGDNDVCVVDTPGLFDTSADLDVIAEEIVRSIDMSSPGPHAFLIVLQLGRFTDQEMQIIENIEMIYGEEVRKYAMVLFTHGDQIQGENIKDLIKENKSLYRLVQQCVGGGYHVFNNKDKKNREQVSELLQKINNMVEKNGGSCYSNQMFEEAAQFRKEEEERVRREEEEQKPKEEEQRKKEIENIKRETEQRVRQEFKEKKEKEERISQKEERKNREKRIRKEIHSCCC; from the exons ATGAGTCGTACCCATGGGAGGTCATCACCAAACTTGAATTTCATCTTGTTTGGAAAAGCAGGTTCAGGAAAAAGTGCAGCAGGAAACACCATATTAGGGAGAAAAGCTTTCACCTCTAGGAGAAGTCCCACCTCTGTTACTCGAGATGTTCAAAGTGAAGAAGGCACAGTTTGTGGACTCTCAGTGTCTGTTTATGACACTCCAGGGTTCTGTAACACTGAGCTGAGTGATGATCAGATCAGACAGAAATGTCAGAGTGTCCTCACCTCGTGTGAGTCAGAATCAGACTTCTGCACGTATCTCCTAGTCATCAGGGCAGAGAGGTTCACTAAGGAACAGCAGAAAGCTGTGCAGGAGATCGAGTCACTGTTAGAACCATGTCAGATGGAAAAGACCTGGATCCTCTTCACTGGAGGAGATGATCTAGAGGACGAGGAGCAGACCATAGAGGAGTTTATCAGGGATACAGAACCTCTGAAGGAGCTGGTGCAGCGATACAACAACAGATACCACGTCTTCAACAACAAGATACACAATAATAACAAGCAGGTTGAAGACCTTCTGGTCAAAGTTTCCAAGAACATCTTACACTCTG CATCACATCTGAGCAGAAGAAAGACAGAAACTCCACCAgtgagcagcagcagcagttctGAGAGGAGGATTGTGCTGTTGGGGAAAACTGGAGCTGGAAAGAGTGCAACAGGAAACACCATCCTGGGGGAGAAATGTTTCAAATCTAAATTCAGTCTGAATTCAGTCACCAGTAGGAGTGAAGTTCACCAGGGTCGTGTTGGAgacaatgatgtgtgtgtggttgataCTCCAGGTCTCTTTGACACTTCTGCTGATCTTGATGTGATAGCTGAGGAGATAGTGAGGAGTATTGATATGTCCAGTCCAGGTCCTCATGCTTTCCTCATTGTTCTGCAGTTGGGCAGATTCACAGATCAGGAAATGCAAATTATTGAGAACATTGAAATGATCTATGGAGAAGAAGTGAGGAAATATGCAATGGTTCTTTTCACCCATGGAGACCAAATACAGGGAGAAAACATAAAGGATCTGATTAAAGAGAATAAGAGTTTATATAGACTagtgcagcagtgtgtg gggggggggtatcacgtgtttaataataaagataaaaagaacAGAGAGCAGGTCAGTGAGCTACTGCAGAAGATCAACAACATGGTGGAGAAGAACGGAGGAAGCTGCTACTCCAATCAGATGTTTGAGGAAGCAGCACAATTcagaaaggaggaggaggagagggtgaggagagaggaagaagaacaaaaaccaaaagaggaagaacaaagaaagaaagaaatagagaatataaagagagagacagagcaaaGAGTCAGACAGgaatttaaagaaaagaaagagaaagaggaaagaatcagtcagaaggaggagagaaaaaatagagagaaaagaatcagaaaagaaatacattCTTGCTGCTGCTAG
- the LOC124382276 gene encoding GTPase IMAP family member 7-like, which yields MSLSVGKQEKEEEKPSGRQSPDVDRPNMFTVRMVLVGKTGAGKSSSGNTILGRKAFGAVQSGSSVTKECWKETGEVAGREMVLVDTPGLFDTQLSETELTHEISKCINMTAPGPHAIILVIQLGPFTEEEHLAVEKIRALFNEGADKHTLVLFTHGDDLSCTIEEYLSTANQPLKDLIHRCGQRYHVFNNKAVQNRMQVLEFLKKVDEMISANNNEFYTSKMYRDAEEMLMMRENELRKFYEQKLHEQQMELKAKFEEEKRKLQENIDALHESDREKEKKIKDLQYQVNWSRKVLFEYRRYYEDRLNAVRQEAEETQTYKEELKIIITAIKS from the coding sequence TGTTCACAGTGAGGATGGTGCTGGTGGGAAAAACCGGAGCTGGTAAAAGTTCCTCAGGAAACACTATACTGGGCAGGAAAGCCTTCGGAGCTGTACAGAGTGGATCATCTGTAACTAAAGAGTGCTGGAAGGAGACTGGAGAAGTGGCTGGGAGGGAGATGGTGCTGGTGGACACTCCTGGACTGTTTGACACACAACTTTCTGAGACAGAACTGACACATGAGATCAGTAAGTGCATTAACATGACAGCTCCTGGACCCCATGCCATCATCCTGGTCATTCAGCTTGGTCCCTTCACTGAGGAGGAACATCTCGCAGTGGAGAAGATCAGAGCACTTTTTAATGAAGGAGCAGATAAACACACCTTGGTCCTGTTTACTCATGGTGATGATCTCAGCTGCACAATTGAGGAGTATCTCAGTACAGCCAACCAGCCCCTCAAAGATCTGATCCACAGATGTGGACAAAGATACCATGTGTTTAACAATAAAGCAGTGCAGAACCGCATGCAGGTTCTAGAGTTCTTAAAGAAAGTAGATGAGATGATTTCAGCAAATAATAATGAGTTCTACACCAGTAAGATGTACAGGGATGCGGAGGAGATGCTGATGATGAGAGAAAATGAGCTGAGGAAGTTCTATGAGCAGAAACTCCACGAGCAACAAATGGAACTGAAGGCcaagtttgaggaagaaaagaggaaactGCAGGAGAACATTGATGCCTTACATGAATCTGATcgagaaaaggagaagaaaatcAAAGATCTGCAGTATCAGGTCAACTGGAGCAGGAAAGTTCTGTTTGAATACAGGAGATATTATGAAGACCGACTGAATGCAGTGAGACAGGAAGCAGAAGAAACTCAGACGTATAAGGAAGAGCTGAAGATCATCATAACAGCGATCAAAAGCTGA